A stretch of Paenibacillus mucilaginosus 3016 DNA encodes these proteins:
- a CDS encoding FAD-dependent oxidoreductase, whose amino-acid sequence MHRETETDIAIIGGGVGGFAAALSACRMGKRVVLTEETDWIGGQLTSQAVPPDEHRWIEQFGCTRSYRQFREGVRAFYRQHFPLTAEARAVYHLNPGNGGVSRLCAEPRAMLEVLQGMIAPYVHSGRLTVLLRYRPVHAETDGDRIRSVTVQEAFGSRLTLRAPYFLDATECGDLLPLAGVEYVTGAESRSDTNEPHALEGPADPHDIQAFTWCLAMDYLEGENHIIDKPRDYAFWRSYQADFWPDRQLSWVSPNPVTLEPTEETLFWGTEKYPLFIYRRILDRSNFVPGTYPSDISVVNWSQNDYWLGRIYDVPPHEAQRHLEGSRQLSLSLLYWLQTEAPRPDGGTGYPGLRLRPDVIGTPDGLAKAPYIRESRRIRAQFTVLEQHVSAAVRGEQGAVPFPDSVGVGCYRIDLHPSTAGRNYLDISSLPFQIPLGSLLPIRVRNLLPACKNIGTTHITNGCYRLHPVEWNIGESTGALAAYCLDQKTEPLQVRRDASKLEAFQSLLTGFGVELAWPKIGAV is encoded by the coding sequence ATGCATCGCGAAACCGAAACGGATATTGCCATCATCGGCGGCGGCGTAGGCGGCTTTGCCGCTGCGCTCTCGGCCTGCCGCATGGGCAAACGGGTTGTCCTGACCGAGGAGACCGACTGGATCGGCGGACAGCTGACAAGCCAGGCCGTTCCCCCGGATGAGCACCGGTGGATCGAGCAGTTCGGCTGCACGCGCAGCTACCGTCAGTTCCGCGAAGGCGTACGCGCCTTCTACAGACAGCACTTCCCTCTCACGGCCGAAGCCCGTGCCGTTTATCATCTGAACCCCGGCAACGGCGGGGTCAGCCGCCTTTGCGCGGAGCCGCGTGCCATGCTGGAGGTGCTGCAAGGGATGATCGCCCCTTACGTGCACAGCGGCCGTCTGACCGTGCTGCTGCGCTACCGGCCTGTCCATGCGGAGACCGACGGGGACCGGATTCGATCCGTCACCGTACAGGAAGCCTTCGGGTCCCGTCTGACCCTCCGCGCCCCTTACTTCCTGGACGCCACCGAATGCGGAGACCTTCTGCCGCTGGCCGGCGTGGAATATGTGACGGGAGCGGAATCCCGGAGCGATACGAATGAGCCCCATGCTCTGGAAGGGCCGGCCGACCCTCACGATATCCAAGCCTTCACCTGGTGCCTGGCCATGGATTATCTCGAAGGGGAGAACCATATCATCGACAAGCCCCGGGATTATGCGTTCTGGCGGAGCTATCAGGCCGACTTCTGGCCGGACCGGCAGCTGAGCTGGGTATCGCCGAATCCCGTGACGCTGGAGCCTACCGAAGAAACACTCTTCTGGGGCACGGAGAAGTACCCTCTCTTCATTTACCGGCGGATCCTCGACAGATCCAATTTCGTCCCGGGGACCTATCCGAGCGATATCTCGGTCGTGAACTGGTCCCAGAACGACTATTGGCTCGGGCGGATCTACGATGTGCCGCCGCACGAGGCGCAGCGGCATCTCGAGGGCTCCCGGCAGCTCAGCCTCTCTCTCTTGTACTGGCTGCAGACCGAGGCTCCCCGGCCGGACGGCGGGACAGGCTACCCGGGACTGCGGCTGCGCCCGGACGTGATCGGAACCCCCGATGGGCTCGCCAAAGCCCCATATATCCGGGAGTCCCGCCGCATCCGGGCCCAATTCACGGTCCTGGAGCAGCATGTCAGTGCGGCGGTACGCGGGGAGCAGGGAGCCGTGCCCTTTCCTGACAGCGTCGGCGTCGGCTGCTACCGGATCGATCTTCATCCGAGCACCGCTGGCCGGAACTATCTGGACATCTCGTCCCTTCCCTTCCAGATCCCGCTCGGCAGCCTGCTGCCCATACGGGTCCGCAACCTGCTGCCGGCCTGCAAGAATATCGGCACGACCCACATCACGAACGGCTGCTACCGGCTTCATCCGGTCGAATGGAACATCGGGGAGTCCACCGGGGCGCTGGCCGCTTACTGCCTGGATCAGAAGACGGAGCCTCTTCAGGTCCGCCGCGATGCCTCCAAGCTGGAAGCTTTCCAGAGCCTGCTGACGGGTTTCGGGGTGGAGCTCGCCTGGCCGAAGATCGGCGCCGTCTGA
- a CDS encoding MarR family winged helix-turn-helix transcriptional regulator, protein MTSNPNLINPFWRSLLELNRTLKQTLCLLSTEAEVPPSAVSLIFKMEHDTGMKINCVAEYLGMTIGAASNLLDRLEEKGWTQRLRSEEDRRITYVNLTPQGMEQLLAWRSRFAGHAEAIFGKLDPQRIEALAEAVSDISLYLSEYNASYEEGKNTK, encoded by the coding sequence ATGACTTCCAACCCGAACCTGATCAATCCCTTCTGGCGCTCACTGCTGGAATTGAACCGCACCCTGAAGCAGACACTCTGCCTGCTGAGTACGGAAGCGGAAGTTCCGCCTTCGGCCGTTTCCCTCATTTTCAAAATGGAGCACGATACCGGCATGAAAATCAACTGCGTGGCCGAATACCTCGGCATGACCATCGGTGCCGCTTCCAACCTGCTCGACCGCTTGGAGGAGAAGGGCTGGACCCAGCGCCTGCGTTCCGAAGAGGACCGCCGCATCACTTATGTGAACCTGACCCCGCAGGGGATGGAACAGCTGCTGGCCTGGAGGAGCCGCTTCGCCGGCCATGCGGAAGCGATCTTCGGGAAGCTCGACCCGCAGCGGATTGAAGCGCTGGCTGAGGCTGTAAGCGATATCTCCCTCTACTTAAGCGAATATAATGCGTCCTACGAAGAGGGGAAGAACACCAAGTGA
- a CDS encoding MFS transporter, with product MSSPISSSFKESLIIPLWSLTVLLVVMNTTMFNVALPTVAADLGLSTTSASWIVTGYSILFAIASITYSRLSDFLPIRTLLTAGLLLLGTGSIVGLLSHHFYGVLAARLLQAVGAASAPGLGVVLVTRYVPLERRGKAMSTIISAASFGFGLGPIVGGTMSQYMGWNMLFIVTAMVLLLLPVFYRNLPQQTAAPVRFDWTGALLIGAGVTGLLLFLTNRQWLTLAVGAAALAGFWVRIHRTDAPFVQPSLLRNRNYLGLLSMGFIAYILNFSSLFLMPMMLSRLFGTSSTVTGFLIFPGAILTALLSPRIGRWIDRAGNTPVIAAGHAGLILAAAGFAMFSAQSVYAIAGAYVVLSVSVSAIGSSASNEMSRILASSEIGAGMGLSQLTQFFGGALGVALTSTVLAWPTSRPLASVFSGLYWVMAAAAVGSAVLCFRYIKRRKGSGALPEGAEAAEPARG from the coding sequence GTGAGTTCCCCCATCTCCTCTTCGTTCAAGGAATCGCTCATTATTCCGCTCTGGAGTCTGACGGTTCTGCTGGTGGTGATGAATACCACCATGTTCAATGTGGCGCTGCCCACGGTAGCTGCCGATCTCGGTCTGTCGACCACGAGTGCCTCATGGATTGTGACCGGCTATTCCATTCTGTTCGCCATCGCTTCCATCACGTACAGCCGCCTGTCGGATTTCCTGCCGATCCGCACCCTGCTTACCGCCGGTCTGCTGCTGCTCGGTACAGGGTCGATCGTAGGCCTGCTCTCGCACCACTTCTACGGCGTACTGGCCGCGAGACTGCTGCAGGCAGTCGGGGCAGCGTCGGCTCCCGGTCTGGGTGTCGTGCTCGTTACCCGGTACGTCCCCCTGGAGCGCCGGGGCAAGGCGATGTCCACCATCATCTCGGCGGCCTCGTTCGGTTTCGGTCTCGGTCCGATCGTGGGCGGCACGATGTCGCAGTATATGGGATGGAATATGCTGTTCATCGTGACGGCTATGGTGCTTCTGCTGCTGCCGGTGTTCTACCGGAACCTGCCTCAGCAGACGGCGGCCCCGGTACGCTTCGACTGGACCGGCGCTCTGCTGATCGGCGCCGGTGTAACCGGCCTGCTGCTCTTCCTGACGAATCGCCAGTGGTTGACCCTGGCGGTCGGGGCCGCTGCACTGGCGGGCTTCTGGGTTCGGATTCACCGGACCGACGCTCCGTTCGTGCAGCCCTCGCTGCTGCGAAACCGGAACTATCTCGGCCTGCTCTCCATGGGCTTTATCGCTTACATCCTGAACTTCTCCTCCCTGTTCCTGATGCCGATGATGCTCTCGCGTCTCTTCGGCACCAGTTCTACGGTTACGGGGTTCCTCATCTTCCCGGGGGCCATCCTCACCGCCCTGCTGTCCCCAAGGATCGGCAGGTGGATCGACCGTGCCGGGAATACGCCGGTCATCGCTGCCGGCCATGCGGGCCTGATCCTGGCGGCAGCCGGGTTCGCGATGTTCTCCGCCCAATCCGTGTACGCCATCGCGGGCGCGTATGTGGTGCTGAGTGTCTCGGTCTCCGCCATCGGCTCCAGCGCTTCCAATGAAATGTCGCGGATCCTGGCCTCCAGCGAGATTGGTGCGGGCATGGGCCTGTCCCAGCTCACGCAGTTCTTTGGCGGAGCCCTTGGAGTCGCCCTGACGAGCACGGTACTCGCCTGGCCGACTTCCCGGCCCCTTGCCTCTGTCTTCTCCGGCCTGTACTGGGTGATGGCGGCGGCAGCTGTAGGCTCAGCCGTGCTCTGCTTCCGGTACATCAAGCGCCGGAAGGGGAGCGGGGCCCTGCCTGAAGGAGCCGAGGCCGCAGAGCCCGCCCGGGGCTGA
- a CDS encoding YkvA family protein, whose protein sequence is MLNRMKQEARRLKSQLMTLYLCAKDPRVPAGVRLFALLVAAYAFSPIDLIPDFIPVLGYLDDLILVPLGIMLVLRWIPKHVLEDNRRRAEELKNRPTNWITGALFILVWIFLAFWFFRWLLRFF, encoded by the coding sequence ATGCTTAACCGGATGAAACAGGAAGCCCGCCGCCTCAAATCACAGCTCATGACGCTCTATCTCTGTGCCAAAGACCCCCGGGTACCGGCCGGGGTACGCCTCTTCGCCCTGCTCGTCGCCGCTTACGCCTTCAGCCCCATCGATCTGATCCCCGACTTCATTCCGGTGCTCGGTTACCTTGATGACCTGATCCTGGTGCCTCTCGGCATCATGCTTGTGCTGCGCTGGATCCCGAAGCACGTGCTGGAGGATAACCGCCGGCGGGCGGAAGAACTGAAGAACCGACCGACGAACTGGATAACCGGTGCACTGTTCATCCTGGTCTGGATCTTCCTCGCCTTCTGGTTCTTTCGCTGGCTGCTCCGCTTCTTTTGA
- a CDS encoding type 1 glutamine amidotransferase family protein: protein MKDVLLLLTDGFADWEASYVTAVLNKPGTGFRIRTIALDLEPKVSMGGLRVLPEYSVKDYQPDAKPAMLILPGGTTWLEERNVPVKELVAFCVRESVPVAAICDATTFLARYGFLDHDRHTGNSLAYLKEGAPEYQGEARYVDAQSVSDGNWITANGTAAVEFAAHILEKLGVMEGEGLQEWYTIFKKGYVPQPE, encoded by the coding sequence ATGAAAGATGTACTGCTGCTGCTTACCGACGGATTCGCGGATTGGGAGGCTTCGTATGTTACGGCGGTGCTCAACAAGCCCGGCACAGGCTTCCGGATCCGCACGATTGCACTTGATCTGGAACCGAAAGTGTCGATGGGCGGTCTTCGTGTGCTGCCCGAATACAGTGTAAAGGATTACCAACCGGATGCCAAGCCGGCGATGCTCATCCTGCCGGGCGGAACCACCTGGTTAGAGGAGAGGAATGTGCCGGTCAAGGAGCTGGTAGCTTTCTGTGTCCGTGAGTCTGTTCCGGTCGCGGCGATCTGTGATGCCACCACGTTCCTGGCCCGGTATGGATTCCTTGACCATGACCGGCACACAGGCAACTCTCTTGCTTATCTCAAGGAAGGGGCGCCGGAGTACCAGGGGGAGGCGCGGTATGTCGATGCCCAGTCGGTCAGCGACGGGAATTGGATTACCGCCAACGGCACGGCGGCCGTGGAATTCGCGGCGCATATTCTGGAGAAGCTCGGCGTGATGGAAGGCGAGGGCTTGCAGGAGTGGTATACCATTTTCAAAAAGGGGTACGTTCCACAGCCTGAGTAA